The region CCGCCCTGACAGGCAGACAACTACTGCCTGACCGGATGTTGTCTCAGGCATTAACTGTTCCAAATAAGCCAGCGCATGCGAGCTTTCGAGCGCAGGTATGATACCTTCCAACCGTGCCAGGCGCTCAAACGCTGCCAAAGCTTGTTCATCGGTGACAGCAGTGTATATTACCCTTCCGGTATCTTTAAAATAGGAGTGTTCCGGCCCGACACCGGGATAATCAAGCCCGGCTGATATTGAATAAGCGGGAATAACCTGACCCTCATTGTCCTGGCGTAAATAACTCAACGAACCATGCAGTACCCCCGGGCGCCCGTTGGTTAACGATGCCGCGTGTTCGCCGGTTGCCAGACCTTTCCCGGCTGCTTCTACCCCGATTTTAGTTACTGACCGGTTATCGCGGAACTGGTAGAAAATTCCCATAGCATTGCTGCCACCGCCTACGCAAGCGATCACATACTTAAGATTGGCACCGGCGTCGGCAATCTGCCTTTCAACCTCCTGGCCAATGACCGCCTGAAAATCCCTGACCAGCATGGGATAAGGGTGAGGCCCTACCACTGAACCGATAATATAGTGGGTGTCCTGAATATGGGTAACCCAGTATCTGATGGCTTCACTGGTCGCGTCTTTCAATGTCCCGCTGCCGCTGGTAACCGGTACAACTTCAGTCCCTAACAGCCTCATGCGAAAAACATTAAGCGCCTGGCGCTCCATGTCTTCAGCCCCCATGAACACACAGCATTTAAGCCCGAACAACGCCGCCACGGTAGCGCACGCCACCCCATGCTGACCGGCTCCCGTCTCGGCAACAATCCGCTGTTTACCCATCCGCCGCGCCAACAGCGCCTGCCCAAGAGCGTTATTAATTTTGTGCGCCCCTGTGTGGAGCAAATCTTCCCGCTTCAAGTAAATATCTCCCCGCCCATAATGCCGTGTTAAGTTGGCCGCATAATACAATTTGGTTGGACGGCCGGCATATTCCCTGAAATAAAAAGCTACCTCTGACTGAAACTCCCCATCGTCTTTAAGTTTTCTATAGCTGTCCTCCAGTTCAAGCAGCGCCGGCATTACCGTTTCCGGCACAAACCGCCCGCCATAACTTCCAAACCTGCCGTTGTTATCAGACATTTTGACATCTCCTCTCCTGTTGTATACCGCCCAAGACAAGTTCGCGCGTCTTAGCGGCAATATCATGTGCTGTAACCAAACCCTCTCCTACCAATATGCCGCATACGCCGGCACTTTTCAGCCTGGCTGCGTCCTGGCCCGCCTTAATACCGCTCTCGCTGACGATCAGGCGGTCTGGTTCACAATAAGGCAGTAAGTTAAAAGTTTGCTGGATATTGGTTGTGAAGGTCTGTAAATCGCGGTTATTAATTCCTATCAACCCGGCTCCGGTCCGCTGCACCCTGATAAGCTCCTCCAAGGTATGCACCTCAACTAAACAGTCCATCCCTAAATCATGGGCAATTTGCAAAAACTGCTTAAGCTCTGCGTCTGATAAAATTGCTGCGATCAGCAGCACGGCATCGGCGCCAGCCTCCCGGGCGGCATACAATTGATAGGCATCAATAATAAATTCTTTGCATAATACCGGCAGTGTCACAATTGCTTTTACTTTGGCAATATCGTTCATGCTGCCGCGAAAGCAGGCATTGGTATGCACCGATAATGCGGTGGCGCCGTTAGCGGCAAATATTGCAGCAAGCTCAGGCACAGAATACACTGAGCACAGCGTCCCTTTAGCCGGAGATGCCAGTTTGCACTCGGCAATGAGTGTCCAGTCACATTGCCTGATTGCCGCACTGAAGGCAAAGCTGCCTGGCACCAAGTTACCACGTATGTCCTCAAGTGATCTGACCTGCCGGGACACAGCCACCGCCTGCCTGGTTTGGGCCACAATTTTATTTAGCATCTAACTCCTCCTTACAAGCACTCCGGGCTGCAGCTATAAAGCGCTCAATTTTGTCAATATCTTTCACACCGTTGGTTTCGACCCCGCCTGATACATCAACACCGTCAGGTCTAAGAATGCGAATGGCTTGCGCCACATTATCAGGTGTCAGACCGCCGGCCGCCATGAATGGCCTTGGCGTCTGCCAGACCAGGTCCTGCGCTTTCTGCCAATCAAAGGCTATACCTGTCCCGCCCTGTTGACCGGCAACAAAACTGTCAAACAATATCCAATCAGGATGATAGCCGCAAAAAACCTTCGGGCTTGAATCCGGCTTGATTCTAAATGCTTTGATTACCGGATAGCCCACCGCTTGGCAGTATTCCGGCGGTTCGTCGCCATGAAGCTGAACAAAATCCAGCCGGCATTCCCGCGCTATCATTTGCACTTCCGCAAGCGGCGCATTAACAAAAACCCCCACTTTGCCAATGCCTGGCGTGTGACAGAGTATCTCGTGCGCCTTTGCTATGGTAATGCGCCGCTTACTCTCCGCGAACACAAATCCAATCAAATCGGCGCCAAACTCTTGCGCGGCCTGCGCAGCTTCGATAGTAGTAATCCCGCACACTTTTATAATAATGACAATTCCCTCCTTATCCAGGGACTTAGCCTTAACACCTGCCAGTTACCTAACGGCACAAGTAAAAACGGACGCCTTAGACGGCTGGGTTATTAATAACCCTGGGTAAACTTACGAAGCGCTTCCAGCTTGTCAAACGCCGCTCCGCTATCAATACTTGCGGCAGCCATGCGCAAGCCATCACTGATGTTGGCTGCCGCGTCGGCTACGACCAATCCGGCAGCCGCGTTCATCAGTACGATATCACGTTTAAATCCCTGCTCACCACTAAGTACCCGTTGAATAATCCTGGCATTATCTTCGGGTGTGCCGCCTTGATAATCGGCCAAAGTACACCGGGCAAAGCCGTAAGCTTGAGGCTCAATAACATATGAGCGGATTTCACCGTCCCGCAGTTCGGTGACTTGTGTAGGCGCTGCTGTCGATATTTCGTCCAAGCCATCATGACTGTGCACAACCATAGCGCTGCATACTCCCAATCCGGCAAGCGCTTCGGCCACCTTAGTGGTCAACGCCGCATCATAGACTCCAATAAGTTGGCAATTGGCGCCAGCCGGATTTGTCAGTGGCCCCAGCAAATTGAATACTGTGCGGAACCCCAATTCTTTCCGGGGATTGACGGCGTATTTCATGGCCTGGTGAAAACGGGGAGCAAATATAAAACCTACGCCGATTGTGTCAATCGCCTGTGACACTGCTTGCGGCGGCAGTTCCAGCTTTACCCCCAGCGCGCTTAGTACATCGGCGCTGCCGCAAGGACTGGACACACCCCGGTTGCCGTGTTTTGCTACACTAACCCCGGCACCAGCCAACACAAAGGCGACGGCAGTTGAGATATTAAAGGTTCCCTGTCTGTCTCCGCCAGTGCCGCAAGTATCAATGAGTTTCCTGGCAGCGCACTTCACCGGGACCGCGTGACCGCGCATGGCATCAGCAAAACCGGCCACCTCGGCGCTGGTTTCGCCTTTCATCCTCATAGCGGTAAGGAAGGCTCCGATTTGTGTCTCACTGGCCTGTCCTGACATAATCACCTGCATGGCCGCTCTGGCTTGCTCGCGGGAAAAATGCTGGCCGGCGACTGCCTGGGCAAGATAATCTTTTAACATATTATCCATCCTCCTTTACACACAAAAAATAAAGACCATTCACCTCAGGGGCGAAATGGTCCGCGGTACCACCCTAATTTAGAAAGTATAGGCTAAATAAAAAAGACCATTTCACCCAGGGGCGAAATGGTCGCGATACCACCCTTTTCGAAAAGCCTAAACTTTCCCTCGTTCAGGTACGGGATAAACAATCCGATACCCTAGCCTGTTAACGGCGGCATCCGGCCCAGCCTACTTGCACTACTGCGTTTGGTGGGCAGCTCACAGGTCCATTCCATATGCTCTCTAGGCCGGCCATCACACCTCCGGATATCCGGTCACCGGCTCGCTGAACTACAGTGTACATATGTACTCGTCCTGTTCACAGCTGCTTACATTATTTAACTTTATGATTATTTTATCGTATAGTTTTTGTCTTGTCAAGCATATTTTTTTCTGCAACCTTCCCGGCTATACCCGGAACAAGACCTGTTATTTCAAATAGTACGGCGCGCCCAAAGTTCCCCATAATCCGGCCGGCACATCAGTAGGAAAATACACTCCCAGATAAAACGCCAGTGATCATGCCGGTTTATAATTGTATCTGTTTCTGACAATAATGTAATGAATGCTTAAAAAGACCATCAAACCATACCTGGTTTAATGATCTTTTTCAATGGGTCAAATTCTAAATATGACCAAGCCGCGTTTATCAAAATTAGCAGCGCTAAAGGTAGCACTCAATGAATCTATTAGTGCTATAATAAGGGTGATACCCACAACATTTCCGGAGGCTGGATACTTATGAAGATGCTATTCAATAAAAAACTAAGACGCTATTTATTACTGCTCGTGGTAATTACCGTTGCCGTAATTGAAATTCCCATTGTGGCGGTAGGCTACCTGACCAGACCTGTTCCCAGCGATACCATCATCGTGCTTGGAGCAAAATTAATCGGCACCCAACCCAGCACTATGCTCAGACTAAGACTTGACGAAGCAATCGATTTATATAACCACGGCTATGCGCCAACAATTATCGTCAGCGGCGCTCAAGGCCAGGATGAAATAACCAGCGAAGCTGAAGTTATGCATGCTTACCTGGTAGCCAAAGGCATCCCGGCTGACAAAGTTTTCATCGAGAATCAGTCTTATAACACATATCAAAACCTGCTTAACTCCAAAAAAATCATGCACGAGCACGGCTTGCGCCGGGCAATCATCGTCTCTAATGCATCACATATCAGACGGTCGCTGGTACTGGCCCAGCAATTAGGCATAGAGGCCAGCGGTGCGCCGGCCCCTATGGCTGACAGTGCTTATCTTACCACCAAGCAGTATGCCCGGGAAGGGGCGGCAATGCTGTCACTCTTAATATTTAACAAGTAGTCACCGTGCCTTTTCCAAGCAATCCTTCAATAGCCGCCAAAGCTGCCGGGGTCGGGTCAATCCAGAAATCCCGTTCAGTTTTAATGATGCGGCGGCTGTCAATTAAATTAAGATAAACGGCTGTCGCCCCGGCATGTTTATTTAACAAACCTTTGAGTCTGCCTAAGACGGCTGGCGTTTCCTGTTCTTTACGCAAAATGATTCTTACCTCGGCGCCGGCGCTGTCAAGCGAAGTTATGTCGTCAGCCATGATTTTAACGCCTTCCTCATGAATATTAAGACGGCCCGAAACCATGACCGGCAGATCAGGCGCCAGCAGGCGGCCTGTTTTTTCAAAGACCTTAGGAAATACAATCACTTCAATTTGTCCAGAAAAGTCCTCAAGATTAACAAAGCACATCATACTACCGTTTTTGGTGGTAATACGCTTGGCACTGGCAATCAGTCCCCCTACCTTGATTGGCTGGCCATCGGTATATTGGCCGTCAACCAGAGTGCCAAGCGAAGGTAAGGCCTCTAACTTAGTACGATATTTATCAAGCGGATGACCGGTTACGTAAAAACCGGTTATTTCTTTTTCCATAGAGAGCAGTTGTTCTTGCGGAATTTCAGGAATATCAGGCAATACAACATCATTAACACATCCCAAATCATCATCGCCAAATAAACCGATTTGTCCGCTGGCCGCGTCTTTTTGCCGGCAGGCTGCCACCTCCACAGCTTGTTCCAGCACATGTAAGAGCTGGGAACGGCGCGCTTTAAGCGAGTCAAATGCCCCGCACTTAATCAGACTCTCAATAACCCGTTTATTGACGGCCCGCATGTCAACCCGTGAGCAAAAATCAACAAGAGATGTAAATTTACCTCCTGTTTGCCGGGCCGAAATAATGCTCAAAATAGCATTTTCACCAACGTTTTTCACGCCGGCCAGACCGAAACGGATGGCTGTTCCGTCAACCGTAAACCCTGTGCCGCTGGCATTAATGTCAGGCGCCATAACGGCAATGCCCCGCCGGCGGCATTCTTCTATATAATAGCCGACTTTATCGTTTGCCCCCATTACGCTGGTTAAAAGGGCGGCAAAAAATTCCTGGGGATAATGAGCTTTGAGATAAGCCGTCTGGTAAGCCACCAGCGCATACGCAGCACTGTGCGATTTATTAAAACCGTAATCGGCAAAGTGAGCCATAAGGTCAAATATTTCTTGAGCAAGTTTGGCATCAATCCCCCGTTCGGCCGCCCCCTTGAGGAAAGTCTCGCGCTGAGCGGCCAGCACTTCGGGCTTCTTTTTGCCCATTGCCCGGCGTAACAGATCGGCCTGGCCTAAAGTAAAGCCGGCCAATACTGAGGCAATCTGCATGACTTGCTCCTGGTATAAAATTACGCCGAAAGTATCTTTTAAAATAGGTTCGAGTAAAGGGTGCAGATAGGTGACTTGCTTTTTACCATGACGGCCTTCAATGAAATCAGATACCATGCCGCTGCCCAGCGGC is a window of Sporomusaceae bacterium ACPt DNA encoding:
- the trpB gene encoding Tryptophan synthase beta chain; this encodes MSDNNGRFGSYGGRFVPETVMPALLELEDSYRKLKDDGEFQSEVAFYFREYAGRPTKLYYAANLTRHYGRGDIYLKREDLLHTGAHKINNALGQALLARRMGKQRIVAETGAGQHGVACATVAALFGLKCCVFMGAEDMERQALNVFRMRLLGTEVVPVTSGSGTLKDATSEAIRYWVTHIQDTHYIIGSVVGPHPYPMLVRDFQAVIGQEVERQIADAGANLKYVIACVGGGSNAMGIFYQFRDNRSVTKIGVEAAGKGLATGEHAASLTNGRPGVLHGSLSYLRQDNEGQVIPAYSISAGLDYPGVGPEHSYFKDTGRVIYTAVTDEQALAAFERLARLEGIIPALESSHALAYLEQLMPETTSGQAVVVCLSGRGDKDVQMVANVLGGLE
- the trpC gene encoding Indole-3-glycerol phosphate synthase; the encoded protein is MLNKIVAQTRQAVAVSRQVRSLEDIRGNLVPGSFAFSAAIRQCDWTLIAECKLASPAKGTLCSVYSVPELAAIFAANGATALSVHTNACFRGSMNDIAKVKAIVTLPVLCKEFIIDAYQLYAAREAGADAVLLIAAILSDAELKQFLQIAHDLGMDCLVEVHTLEELIRVQRTGAGLIGINNRDLQTFTTNIQQTFNLLPYCEPDRLIVSESGIKAGQDAARLKSAGVCGILVGEGLVTAHDIAAKTRELVLGGIQQERRCQNV
- the trpF gene encoding N-(5'-phosphoribosyl)anthranilate isomerase; amino-acid sequence: MCGITTIEAAQAAQEFGADLIGFVFAESKRRITIAKAHEILCHTPGIGKVGVFVNAPLAEVQMIARECRLDFVQLHGDEPPEYCQAVGYPVIKAFRIKPDSSPKVFCGYHPDWILFDSFVAGQQGGTGIAFDWQKAQDLVWQTPRPFMAAGGLTPDNVAQAIRILRPDGVDVSGGVETNGVKDIDKIERFIAAARSACKEELDAK
- the trpD gene encoding Anthranilate phosphoribosyltransferase translates to MLKDYLAQAVAGQHFSREQARAAMQVIMSGQASETQIGAFLTAMRMKGETSAEVAGFADAMRGHAVPVKCAARKLIDTCGTGGDRQGTFNISTAVAFVLAGAGVSVAKHGNRGVSSPCGSADVLSALGVKLELPPQAVSQAIDTIGVGFIFAPRFHQAMKYAVNPRKELGFRTVFNLLGPLTNPAGANCQLIGVYDAALTTKVAEALAGLGVCSAMVVHSHDGLDEISTAAPTQVTELRDGEIRSYVIEPQAYGFARCTLADYQGGTPEDNARIIQRVLSGEQGFKRDIVLMNAAAGLVVADAAANISDGLRMAAASIDSGAAFDKLEALRKFTQGY